A section of the Humulus lupulus chromosome 2, drHumLupu1.1, whole genome shotgun sequence genome encodes:
- the LOC133815508 gene encoding structural maintenance of chromosomes flexible hinge domain-containing protein GMI1-like: MTATMIKEHLYFHGMDKSCKIWQFEHEDNLDDIDDAYYESEVDPVKFEILLNDAEKPIYPGCTKLTKLSALLRLYNMKAKNGWTDKSFTELLIFLKDLLPEENEMPVSFYEAKKTMCSLDLQYEKRHVCPTDCHANERIKDGRLRHPADSPAWKIVDFEWPSFVNEPRNIRLALSTDEINPHTSLSNNRTPIKETIHDAFEMYFTERMKARKKINKHPARVMYFQPMFTSDKPYTTQEIDEVREEWVPKILTAGSKLENIIFEIVNCEGIVDDTIHDEEKTGLSHMLTIKADWLNLGESVRYTFKHGRCIGPAIPLSQIAGNYSFLAIHSPHSNLSLNVEVHVKPAIPNPKVEHDGKNFSTVIENNKKVFEEDLLKIGSVVRILEEKCVKLNEEKEKIEQTMKKLQDSTELYPFGLENQLSSKEEVMENIEKMGNSAAAVLCIISRGIPFQEPKNHLMKDTIGVVALLGRVQPHCSQLSRILSEYLGADQMLVVVVRSFETVVLLERYKQTGEVDRSHAIREEAAILDKSINGRFLVICFDNIR; the protein is encoded by the exons atgaccgccacaatgataaaagagcactTATATTTCCACGGGATGGACAAAAGTTGTAAAATATG GCAATTTGAGCATGAGGATAATTTAGATGATATTGATGATGCATATTATGAATCAGAAGTAGATCCTGTTAAGTTCGAAATTCTTCTTAATGATGCTGAAAAGCCGATTTACCCCGGTTGCACTAAATTAACAAAGTTGTCAGCCCTTCTTAGATTGTACAATATGAAAGCAAAAAATGGATGGACTGATAAGAGTTTCACGGAATTGCTCATTTTTTTGAAAGATTTATTGCCTGAGGAAAACGAGATGCCCGTGTCATTTTATGAGGCTAAGAAAACTATGTGCTCATTAGACTTGCAATATGAAAAAAGACATGTTTGTCCTACTGATTGC CATGCAAATGAGAGAATAAAGGACGGTAGACTTAGACATCCTGCTGACTCACCAGCGTGGAAGATAGTGGATTTTGAATGGCCTTCATTTGTCAATGAACCTAGAAATATTCGTCTAGCTCTTTCTACGGACGAAATTAATCCTCATACTTCTCTtagta ATAACAGGACACCCATCAAGGAGACCATCCATGATGCATTTGAGATGTATTTCACGGAAAGAATGAAAGCACGTAAAAAGATCAACAAACACCCAGCAAGAGTAATGTATTTCCAACCTATG TTCACATCTgacaaaccatatactactcaagaaattgacgaagttcGAGAAGAATGG GTACCGAAGATTCTTACTGCTGGTTCCAAACTAGaaaatatcatttttgaaatTGTCAATTGTGAGGGTATTGTGGATGATACTATCCACGATGAAGAGAAAACTGGTCTGTCACATATGCTAACAATAAAGGCTGATTGGCTTAATTTGGGAGAGTCTGTCCGGTATACTTTCAAGCATGGGCGCTGCATTGGTCCTGCTATTCCTTTATCTCAAATTGCAGGAAACTATAGCTTCTTAGCTATCCATTCTCCCCATTCAAACCTTAGTCTGAATGTTGAG GTTCATGTCAAACCTGCTATACCAAATCCAAAAGTGGAGCATGATGGAAAAAACTTCTCCACggtcattgaaaataataaaaag GTCTTTGAAGAGGACCTGTTAAAAATTGGCTCTGTAGTCCGAATATTGGAAGAAAAATGTGTCAAGCTAaatgaagagaaggaaaaaattgAGCAAACTATGAAAAAATTGCAAG ATTCTACAGAACTATATCCATTTGGTCTCGAAAATCAGTTGTCCTCGAAAGAGGAAGTGATGGAGAATATAGAAAAGATGGGTAACTCTGCTGCTGCGGTTCTTTGCATTATTTCTAGGGGAATTCCATTCCAAGAGCCAAAAAATCATTTAATGAAAGACACAATAGGAGTGGTTGCTCTACTTGGAAGAGTTCAACCTCATTGCAGCCAGCTGAGCAG GATACTGTCAGAATACTTGGGTGCAGATCAAATGCTTGTTGTTGTCGTTAGATCTTTCGAAACTGTTGTTCTTCTAGAAAGGTATAAACAAACTGGAGAAGTTGATCGCAGCcatgctattcgtgaagaagcaGCCATTCTTGACAAATCTATAAATGGTCGATTTCTTGTTATATGCTTTGACAATATAAGGTGA